The window GGAGTTGAAAGAGTTGGACCCTCAATCTGTTTTTAAGGAAGTGTTGCAATTGCCAAAATTTCAGTTTGAAGAGCGGTATCAGATGAACTGGCAGTCGGTGGTGCAGCTTTGTTTTACTTTTTTAGCAATTTTAAAGGAAAATGATCCAGAGCAGTACTTGGAATTCATTGTAACGAATTAGTAAGCATTCACACGCGCGAAGACGGAGTAGTATCCGAAAGAGAGTTGCACACGCATAAAATAAGTGCTAGTCATTGTGTCAAATTAGTTACATAAATGAAGCAAAAAACGTTTGGTTCAGTTACCAAAATTAGCACAAAAACCCTGTTATTTCAGATGTTCATCAGAGATTCCTTTCAGTTCTAAAATATATTACAAATTTAATGCACCTTATTGTTCTTTCTACCTATAATTCGTTATAATATTTAAATGGGGTTCGAATGTACGAAACCAATCTTGAAAGGAGTTTCTAATATTCAATGAATGAGGAACAACGACTAGCGAGTCAGCAAGTTAATCAACCAAAACCGAAAAGCGCTAAGCTTGAAAAAGATTATAGTCAATATTTCGAACGAGTGATTACGGCACCTTCTTTAAAAGATGCGAAAAAGCGTGGGAAAGAGGAAGTGAAGTACCACAAGGATTTCAATATTGATGAAGAGTTTTTGGCTATGGGCAACGGGCGTAAATTTTTCATTCGTACATACGGATGTCAAATGAACGAGCATGACTCCGAGGTAATGGCTGGGATTTTCATGCAGCTGGGGTATGAACCTACCGACAGAATCGAAGAAGCGGATGTTGTTCTTTTAAACACATGTGCGATTCGTGAAAATGCTGAAAATAAAGTATTTGGTGAGCTTGGCTACCTATTAAAATATAAACGTCAAAATCCTGAATTGTTAATCGGCGTTTGTGGCTGTATGTCACAAGAAGAGTCGGTTGTAAATAAAATTTTAACAACATACCAACATGTGGATATGGTTTTCGGTACTCATAACATCCACCGCTTACCACACATTCTAAAAGAAGCCTACATGTCCAAGGAAATGGTCATCGAAGTTTGGTCTAAAGAAGGGGATGTTATTGAGAACCTTCCAAAGCAACGAAATGGTGCCATTAAAGCTTGGGTAAACATTATGTACGGCTGCGATAAATTCTGTACATACTGTATCGTTCCTTACACGCGAGGGAAAGAACGCAGTCGTCGTCCGGATGAGATTATTCAAGAAGTGCGTGAGCTGGCGGCACAGGGCTATCAGGAGATTATGCTGTTAGGACAAAATGTCAATGCTTATGGGAAAGACTTCGCCGATATCGAATACCGACTTGGAGATTTAATGGACGAGTTACGTAAAATTGATATACCGCGCATTCGTTTCACAACAAGTCACCCTCGCGACTTCGATGATCACTTGATCGAAGTGCTAGCTAAAGGTGGCAACTTGGTAGAGCATATTCACTTACCAGTACAATCAGGTTCAAATGATATCTTGAAAATTATGGCACGTAAATATACACGTGAGCACTTCCTAGAATTAGTTCGCAAAATTAAGGCAGCGATTCCTGATGTAACATTAACAACTGACATTATTGTTGGTTATCCAAATGAAACAGAGGAACAATTCCAGGAAACTCTTGACCTTTATCGAGAAGTTGGATTTGAAATGGCCTTCACATATATTTATTCTCCTCGTGAAGGAACACCGGCTGCGAAGATGAACGACAATGTTCCGCAAGAAGTGAAAAAAGAGCGCCTTCATCGTTTAAATGCGGTGGTTGAAGAGTTTTCAGCAGCATCATTAAAACAATTCGAAGGCCAAGTGGTAGAAATATTGGTTGAAGGTAGCAGTAAAAAACGTGATGACGTACTGGCTGGTTACACGAGAAAGAATAAATTAGTTAACTTTGATGGACCGAAAGAATTGGTGGGCCACATTGTGAAAGTAAAAATACTCGAGGCGAAATCTTACTCACTACGTGGTGAGTTTGTAGAGGTCGTACATCGACATGGGGTGGAAGTATAATGACAACTAAAGTTTATACAAAAGACGAAATCGTAGAAAAAGCAAAAGAAATCGCACATATGATTGCCAACACGGAAGAAGTTGAGTTTTTCAAAAAAGCTGAAGAGCAAATCAATGAAAATCAACATGTTCGTGAAAAAATCGCAAGTCTGAAAACATTACAAAAGCAAGCTGTTAATTTCCAACACTTAGGTAAGGAAAAAGCATTAAAATTAATCGATGAAAAAATTGCGAAAATCGAAGAAGAAATCGATGCTACACCGATTGTGCAAGAGTTCAAACAGTCACAAATGGACGTAAATAACTTATTACAATTAGTATCAAATGCGATTGCAAACAATGTAACAAATGAAATCATCGAATCAACAGGTGGCGACCTTCTTAAAGGCGAAACAGGTTCAAAAGTACGCAACAGCCAACCTGGAAGCTGTTCATAATATAAATGGTTCTCTTAACCCCTACAGACTTAACGGTTTGTAGGGGTTTTTTATTCTTTTGACTTCCCAAAGTGGAGCTGTCTTTATTTTTCCGTAAAAGAAATGTGTCTTTCTTTTTGTCGTGACATTAAAGTCGAATGGCAATTAACTTACATTCCATCGTATACTCCCCATTTAAACTTGATCTTTTGGAATAGATAAAACCCACATAAAATCATCTTCAAGCAGTATTTGTATGTCATAGCCCAAGCTTATTAGTTGCTCAGCCTTTAAGTGTTTTGAACTTTTACCATGTCGTTTCTTACCGAGAATAACAAAATCGGTTTCCTTAGTAACAGCCCCTTGCAAAATGCCTCCTAAAGTCCGAACTTTTTTCGCGGCATCAGAACGTGTCATTGTGGAAAGGGCCCCTGTAAAGACTATCCGTTTATTACAAAAGGGATGCAGTATGTGATGAGAGGGGTTAGAAAGCAGGATCACTTCTGGGTTGTCTTTATTTTGGTTCATATTGCTTCTCCTTGATTGGTTTTCTTCTATATGAAAAGAGAACTTTTCAAACTTCCATAATAATTTATTGTTTTATTTTATCATAAAAAATAGTGGCTCGATTTTCGTCAAAAGGGGCTGAATGATTACTCGATGGGGCTTTATTTCTAAAGTTAGCTACTTTTGCAGAAAATCTCTCAAATATAACTATGTGTATAATATCCTTGGAAAGTCTCCAATACATAGAACCCATGGAAATAGACTAGGCACGTGTCGAAAAGTGAAGTCTTTCATTTTAATTGAAAAGCCTTGTTCGGATGCAATTTGACATAAAAAAAGAACCCCTAGTGGAATTCTCATAAATTTTTCATTGAGATAGTTTCCAAGCAGGAATCAACGAGTGGAATTTAAATATATAGCTCATGAAAACGTGGATTACGGTGTAGATTGCTAACGTTAGTAAATAAGTAGTGGACCAGATTTGCACTGGTTCACTTAAAAAAAGAAATAGCAAAATCATGCCAATTGGGAAAGGCACCAAGATGATTAACCACATTGGTGCTTTCAGAGCTTCTGTAACAGCGCCCAATAAAACTACTGAAGTTCCAATAACAAGTGCTTGCCAAGCTGATAAGCCGTTATTAAATAGAAGACTACCCATGAAATAAGAAAGAGCAGTTAATACAATGGCTAAAAGGAAATCGAGATAATACTTCACATGTACACACCTTTCTAAAAAGAAACTAAAGATCGACCCCTTAGATTTTACCATTTAATTGGAAGATGTATTATAAATGATTTGTAAATTTATAACCTATCAACTTAAAAGAAACCATTAGGAATACAATCTTAATGGTTTCTTTTAAGTTTTGGGTAAGTCCTAACCCTTTACTACCAAATTATTTTCAGTAGATTTTATATACTTAGTGAATATAAAACGTACTATTGGACCCATTATTATGATTTGTAATGGTAAGGCTACTATGAAATTTTTACCAAACACTGATAGAAATTCCAAGATAATGGATTGGGAAGAATAACCGTTGTGGAAATAATTCGTCACTAAACCATAAATGGACATGAAAAAGGCCATTCCAATGACCATGCATGTTGAAATGGTCAGGACTTTATAAATTACCTTAGAAGTATTTGCAGTTAATCTCAAAGCAATTTTCTTAGCATAAGGTCCCACTAAAAACAGGTCGAGAATTAATGCAACAATAAATCCAATTAAAAAGTCAGATACTCCTCCCAGGAAAGTAATTTTGCCAAACATGCCATTAAGGTAAAAATTATAGAGAGTCATAAACAGTACCATTCCAAAACACATAATTAGACCGAAATATACACTCTCTTTTCTTGTTGTCGGCATATGTAAACACTCCTTTCTATTCACTTAACGTATTATATAGATTCAAAAAAATTCTCGTAAGGAAAAAAATTTGTACGTTTTGTGACGTTGATAACAGTTATTGAAATGATGGAAATTTAGACCCTTTTGAAATTATGAGTTTTCACTTAACAGGAGAGGGAAAAATGTATAGAAGAATCTATTAAGTTTAGAAGCCGAAAGAGAGAGAAGGGAATGTATGATAGAAGACTTATTTGAACTATATGATTTGTTAATCAAAAAAGAGCGTACGATGAACGACACGCTTCAAATAGTAAGTAGTGTAAAAGGGAATCAATTTTTAGAGGAAATCATTATCAGGACGGAGAAACTTATCGTCAAATCATTTGGTGGTCAAGAAGTGCATTGGCTAGAAATTAATCAATTTACTGATGCTTTTTTCCAATATCGGCAGAGTTTTATCACAAAAGAGCGTCTCATCTCCATTATTAAGAAAATCATCGGTTAAATGTTTTTAGATACATTTCGAAATTGTATTTCAAATTGG is drawn from Lysinibacillus sp. SGAir0095 and contains these coding sequences:
- a CDS encoding DUF2798 domain-containing protein, with the protein product MPTTRKESVYFGLIMCFGMVLFMTLYNFYLNGMFGKITFLGGVSDFLIGFIVALILDLFLVGPYAKKIALRLTANTSKVIYKVLTISTCMVIGMAFFMSIYGLVTNYFHNGYSSQSIILEFLSVFGKNFIVALPLQIIIMGPIVRFIFTKYIKSTENNLVVKG
- the miaB gene encoding tRNA (N6-isopentenyl adenosine(37)-C2)-methylthiotransferase MiaB, producing MNEEQRLASQQVNQPKPKSAKLEKDYSQYFERVITAPSLKDAKKRGKEEVKYHKDFNIDEEFLAMGNGRKFFIRTYGCQMNEHDSEVMAGIFMQLGYEPTDRIEEADVVLLNTCAIRENAENKVFGELGYLLKYKRQNPELLIGVCGCMSQEESVVNKILTTYQHVDMVFGTHNIHRLPHILKEAYMSKEMVIEVWSKEGDVIENLPKQRNGAIKAWVNIMYGCDKFCTYCIVPYTRGKERSRRPDEIIQEVRELAAQGYQEIMLLGQNVNAYGKDFADIEYRLGDLMDELRKIDIPRIRFTTSHPRDFDDHLIEVLAKGGNLVEHIHLPVQSGSNDILKIMARKYTREHFLELVRKIKAAIPDVTLTTDIIVGYPNETEEQFQETLDLYREVGFEMAFTYIYSPREGTPAAKMNDNVPQEVKKERLHRLNAVVEEFSAASLKQFEGQVVEILVEGSSKKRDDVLAGYTRKNKLVNFDGPKELVGHIVKVKILEAKSYSLRGEFVEVVHRHGVEV
- a CDS encoding BRCT domain-containing protein, giving the protein MNQNKDNPEVILLSNPSHHILHPFCNKRIVFTGALSTMTRSDAAKKVRTLGGILQGAVTKETDFVILGKKRHGKSSKHLKAEQLISLGYDIQILLEDDFMWVLSIPKDQV
- a CDS encoding RicAFT regulatory complex protein RicA family protein; this encodes MTTKVYTKDEIVEKAKEIAHMIANTEEVEFFKKAEEQINENQHVREKIASLKTLQKQAVNFQHLGKEKALKLIDEKIAKIEEEIDATPIVQEFKQSQMDVNNLLQLVSNAIANNVTNEIIESTGGDLLKGETGSKVRNSQPGSCS